The following are encoded together in the Carassius auratus strain Wakin chromosome 34, ASM336829v1, whole genome shotgun sequence genome:
- the LOC113053110 gene encoding deleted in autism-related protein 1-like: MAGIWSEVWTLYIILALGTPDPSPAPQEKLNDFRRILLGLDKCNACTGTSICKKFFKDEIRFERWLTAQSNLSSADVRSYEGNYTDSTAGWRPVVVSRLMSPHLQQISDNSICTSAGKGKSCSIEAVLKATSRFQRWVRSNVLLPSMVKGLVTPMLRCPSQRLLDRIVRRYFEVTDVGSVQMKHFSEKDKLRLLYTLAVNQQPFIMQMFPGAEGWPFLRYHGSCGRMMVWAGSTPLRNLFSSPLERRADIAYQLLHMTQSLSSNSLQFSLFYTNISEDMFGTLDDNRVFIVDTSNIGIIDLKEGYPPDEDLLPEHLDVFSCLSGSCERLPPCETVQAAQSFVLLCKHVINNLLLPNDVQSGHLPKEAVSFLAICADQSQSDQRIIAAVQTLKDILQTLRPCSALYGYRYPECLYNDKF, encoded by the exons ATGGCAGGGATATGGTCAGAGGTCTGGACATTGTACATCATACTGGCTCTTGGTACTCCAGACCCCTCACCAGCACCCCAAGAGAAACTCAATGACTTCAGAAGAATCTTATTGGGTTTGGATAAATGCAACGCCTGCACTGGAACATCCATTTGCAAGAAGTTTTTCAAGGATGAAATAAG GTTTGAAAGATGGCTGACTGCTCAGTCGAATCTCTCCTCAGCAGATGTGCGTTCATATGAGGGAAACTATACAGACAGCACAGCGGGCTGGAGACCTGTGGTGGTGTCCCGCTTGATGTCTCCACACCTGCAACAGATATCAGACAATAGCATTTGCACCTCAGCAGGCAAAGGGAAATCCTGCAGCATTGAAGCGGTCCTCAAGGCCACGTCACGTTTCCAGAGATGGGTCCGCTCCAACGTACTGCTTCCCAGCATGGTGAAG GGTCTGGTGACCCCGATGCTGCGCTGTCCATCTCAGAGGCTCCTGGACCGCATTGTGCGACGCTACTTTGAAGTGACCGATGTGGGAAGTGTGCAGATGAAGCATTTCAGTGAAAAGGACAAACTCAGACTTCTTTATACCTTGGCTGTCAATCAACAACCTTTCATAATGCAG ATGTTTCCAGGCGCGGAGGGCTGGCCCTTCCTCCGCTACCATGGCTCCTGTGGAAGGATGATGGTCTGGGCAGGGAGCACACCCCTCAGGAACCTGTTTTCCTCTCCGTTGGAGCGCCGTGCGGACATCGCCTACCAGCTTCTTCATATGACCCAGAGCCTGAGCTCCAACAGCCTCCAGTTCAGCCTCTTCTACACCAACATCTCAGAGGACATGTTTGGTACCTTGGATGATAACAGGGTCTTCATTGTGGATACCAGTAACATAGGGATCATTGACTTGAAGGAAG GATATCCTCCTGATGAAGACTTGTTACCAGAACACCTCGATGTCTTCTCCTGTCTCAGTGGATCTTGTGAAAGACTGCCTCCGTGTGAAACTGTTCAAGCCGCACAGAGTTTTGTTCTACTTTGCAAACATGTCATTAACAATCTGCTCTTGCCCAATGATGTGCAGTCAGGTCATCTTCCCAAAGAAGCGGTCAGTTTTCTCGCTATCTGTGCAGACCAATCTCAGTCTGACCAAAGAATAATTGCTGCTGTCCAAACCTTAAAAGACATTTTACAGACATTAAGGCCATGCAGTGCTCTCTATGGATACAGGTATCCCGAATGCCTCTATAATGATAAGTTCTAG